The DNA window tgatttttaaacagctacagagttcaatggttGTGAtggtagaaaactgaggatggatcaacaacaagtTTGTgtctccacaataatgacctaaatgacagagtgaaaagaagaatacaaatatacagaataaaaatattccaaaacattaaagtaaacaaggcactaaagtaatactgcaaaaagaAAAACGACAAGggaatacactttttggcatAAATGCAAGCAAGGccttatgtttgggacaaatacaacaaatcactgagtaactgcctaaTTATTTACAAGCATActgttggctgcatcatggtacGGGTATGTTTGACATCGAcaaatactggggagtttttcaggatgaaaagaaatgggatggagctaagcacaggcaaaatcctagaggaaaacctgctccaatCTGCttcacaccagacactgggataggttttcacctttcagcaggacaataacctacaacacgaggccaaatctacactcgagttgcttaccaagaagtcagtgaatgttcttgagtggccaagttacagttttgacttaaatctgcttgaacatctatggcaagacttttaAAATTGCTGTCTAGTcatgatccccaacaccttgataaagcttgaagaattttgaaaagaataatggtcaAATATTGCActatatttcaaatcaaatcaaatttatttatatagcccttcgtacatcagctgaaatctcaaagtgctgtacagaaacccagcctaaaaccccaaacagcaagcaatgcatgtgaaagaagcacggtggctgggataaactccctaggaaaaactcctgagaaaggccaaaaacctaggaagaaaccttgagaggaaccaggctatgaggggtggccagtcctcttctggctgtgccgggtggatattataacagaacatggtcaagatgttaaaatgttcgtaaatgaccagcatggtcaaataataataatcatagtaattgtcgagggtgcaacaagcacgtccggtgaacaggtcagggttccgtagccgcaggcagaacagttgaaactggagcagcagcatggccaggtggactggggacagcaaggagtcatcatgccaggtagtcctgaggcatggtcctagggctcaggtcctccgagagaaagaaagaaagagagaaagagagaattagagagagcatatttacattcacacaggacaccggataagacaagagaatactccagatgtaacagactgaccctagcccccgacacataaactactgcagcataaatactggaggctgagacaggagggatcagaagacactgtggccccatccgatgatacccccggacagggccaaacaggcaggatataaccccacccactttgccaaagcacagcccccacaccactagagggatatctacaaccaccaacttaccgtccgaagacaaggccgagtatagcccacaaagatgtccgccacggcacaacccaaggggggggcgccaacccagacaggaagaccacgtcagtggctcaacctactcaagtgacgcacccctcccatggacggcatatttgcccattattcttttcaccTGAATtattcaggtgtgcaaagctcttatgagaCTTACCCAACAAGCTATACTTGTTGCCAATAAAGTTTCTGACATATAttgactcagggagctgaatacttatgcaactactatattttagttatttcatttttattcatctataaaaataaaaagaatcttccaatttgacattacagagtattttgtgtagattgttgacaaaaacggacaattaaatcaattgtaatcctactttgtaacacaatataatgtgaagaaatccaacgggtctgaatacttttgcaaggcactgaatACAGTGCTACATTGAGTGAAATTGACAAAGTGACATAAATGTGGTGACTTAAAGTGACATAAATGTATTCCATAATTCCTCACTGCTCGGTTTATTTACTATATTGTGAGGAATGCTTCAGGGATGCTTTATCAATTCACCCGGAACACTTTTCAGAAGCTTTTTGATGTTGTACTAAATAATGTGTTTATAACACAGTGTCAAGTCCCGAGTCTTTAGAACTCACACCTtgtcaccctctctcccctctgccaGCTAAACGACTCTCTCTCACAACTTTACACGGATTTCCGCTCCTTTAAGCTGCACCTTGATTGGCTGATTGATGTCCGAGTCAGTATGAGCCTGCCGGTCTCTCTCAAGACAGTAGAGGTCACTAGAGGCCTACAGCATATCTTAAGCCTCTGCTCCACTGCACTACAGCAGGTAGGTAGCTCAATATACTCTGGGTACAGTAGCGGTGTGTGTggaaaatcactggggaagccaggcCAGAAAAATAaatccatattacaacctatgtgttgtcaTAATTaggttgtttgctctataacctttTAGTTCACATGCCTTGCCACCGTGatagtacagatctaggatccaCTTACGCTCTCAGATTCCTAACCTTATCCATAAGTGAGAGAAAAAATAACTGACCTTAGAAGAGTATAGGGGCAATGTCATCCTACTCCACTCAGATCAATATGACGCACAGCTGAAGTGGCACAAAAAGAGCTGACTAATGCCAGTGGTAGAAACCTTAATGTACCCAAGCATTTTAGCTTAGTCACTCTGTGGGAAAAAAACTACCTATAGAATATAACAAATATGGAAAAGCTGTTTGGATTTTGATAATTGACTGTGGTATGTTAAGATGTAATATTTGACAGTAAAATAACATTCTTAGTTGACACCATTCTAACTTTTCCCACCCCCTTTTTCCCACCATTATAGATCGCGTGCCCACTACCCCAGATTTCCATTCCTTCCTTCCCAACTCGACTCACAACCTGGGATGTGGTCCTCCTCTCCTACGAGATTCCTGAACGGTTAGGATTCTACTGTCAATGGTCTACCAGAGTGCTGGTCCTCCTTAAGTCACAGGTTCAGGGCCTTTGACATCAAGGTTCCCGCCACCTAGGTTCCTACTCTTTGCGACAACAAATGCCTTCCTCCAAAGCGCTGTTTACTTTTTGAATTTAACTAAAGATTTCTGCCACTTTTCTAGGTACGCTTACTTACTGTGAATGAGAAGTGTTCAACTTGAGTATCTAAGATTCAGCTTACTGTAACATGTTGTCGTTCTTTCAAACATAATGCACTCTATACGGTCAATTGCTTTTTACTTCCCCCTGTGGTCTTAAATCAGGGGTACTCAACTTttacatgctgactagaccgaGCACGGGCTCACAAAAGACGCAATCAGGACACGCGGGtttaaatatcaaaacgaactctgaaccaactatattaatttggggacaggttgaaacacatgaaacattcatggcaatttagctaTGGCCATGAAAGTTTCATgcgtttcgacctgtccccaaattaatatagttggttcagagttcgttttgatatttaaaCCTGCACGTCCTGATCCCATCTattgtggatggacaaaatcaacatgcacgcGATGGCGCATACGGACGCACGTCTGTGTCaggtctagtcagcatgttagaTCATTTACATGTTGAAATGCAAATTCCTCTTCTTTAATATACAGTCATTTATTATATCCTTATTACAGTGCTGTTACTGAAGAATGTGCTTGAATTAGGGTTAACCCTGATCCTAACCCTAAATCTGACTGAGCCTATGACcctgttttgttttgtatttactgAATGTATAGTTATTTATGAACCAAGTGTGTCATATATGAGCCTATTATATTTGTGATGCTGGCATCACATATTTTTATACAAATACATTATAATATCCATGGGATTTACCCATCTAAAATTAAAGACAGTGATATATTACCATGTTGTCCTGCATTTCTTTACATCATTCAATGTAAAATGACATACTGTTTGGGTAACTTCATTTAATTGTACATATgacttcataacacattcatcATGCTTTCATAGCAgtactacagacccgtagcactcacttctgtcaccatgaagtgcttcgagaggctagtcaaacaccacatcacctcctccctccctggccCACTCGATCCTCTCCAATTCGCCTACCGCCCTGACAGATCCACGGACGACGCAATCACCAttacactgccctcacccacctggacaaaaggaatgcatatgtgaggaaagggggaaacctagtcagttgtacaactgaatgcattcaactgaaatgtgtcttccgcatttaacccaacccgtctgaatcagagaggtgtacagagctgccttaatcgacatccacatcaccggcgcctggggaacagtgggttaaatgccttgctcagggatggtaatgacagatttttaccttgtcagctcagggattcgatctagcaaccttgcggttactggcccaatgctcctacccgccaggctacctgctgatCATAGACTACAGATcggccttcaataccatagtgccctcgaaGCTCACCGCAAAGCTCATGGCCCTGGGACTGAagtcctccctatgcaactgggtcctggaattcctgatgggctgcccttCAGGTGGTGAACATTACCTCCTCAACACGtttcctcaacatgggggccccacaagggtgcgtcctcagtcccctcctgtacgccctgtatacccacgactgcgtggcctcacATAGGTcgaacaccatcatcaagttcgctgatgacacaacaatagtatgcctgattaccaacaacggccTACAGGTAGGCACTCTGATGGCctggtgccaggtaaacaacatctccctcaacgtcagcaaaacaaaggagctgattgtggacttcaggagaaaCCAGGCTGGgcacgcccccatcctcatcaatgGGGCCGCTGTGGATACGGTCaaaaacttcaagttccttggcgtacacttCTCAGAGGAGCAGAAATGGTCAAACCACAAGGacactgtggtgaagaaggcacgacagtgactcttcaacctcaggaggctgaagaaattttgcCTGTCCCCAATggccctcacagtgttctacaggagcaccatcgagagcatactgtcgagcttcatcacagcctggtatggcaactccacCGCtcaccgcaaggcactacagagggtggtaagCTCAGCCGAACGCACCAGTGAGTGCACACTGActgccctctaggacacctacagcagcATGTGTCGCTGGAAGGCTAAGACAATCAACAGGGACCCCAGCCACCTGAGTCACAGACTGTTCTATTAATGCTTATGAACTGCTTATGAATTCATTACGTATAGGTTATGATTGTGTTAATAAGTATTTATGTAGGTACCCGTTGAAGGAAGTGTCACCCAGAACACTGCTACACATGAACACGTAACACAGATGACATATTGCTAACACAGCTAAAGTGACAGTACAGGTGTAAGTTGCGTGGTAATTCTAGTCGCAGAGAAAGGGATCCTCCTTGGGGCTGGAGGAGTTCGAAAATATATTGGCCAGGATAGCTGGTTGGATGGGTGAAGGTGGGGGAGATATTTGGATAGTTGGCAAGCTGGAGGAAATAGAGTTGACAGGCACTCAAGGTACGAGAGGATCGCACTATAAAGCTGTTTTGGTGCGCGACCTCCTTCAGCTGTTCGGTTTGTCAaacgaggggagggagggagttggagagagagaaagaaagaggcacAAAACAGGTGGAAAAGTTCAGGAAAAAagaggcagtcatttgaaagcCTGTGATCGAGTGTGAGCCGCTTGTTAAGCACAGGTCAGAAGTGGTTATCCAAGCACAGGTCAGAAGTGGTTATCCAAGCACAGGTCAGAAGTGGTTATCCAAGCGCAGGTCAGAAGTGGTTATCCAAGCACAGGTCAGAAGTGGTTATCCAAGCGCAGGTCAGAAGTGGTTATCCAAGCACAGGTCAGAAGTGGTTATCCAAGCGCAGGTCAGAAGTGGTTATCCAAGCACAGGTCAGAAGTGGTTATCCAAGCGCAGGTCAGAAGTGGTTATCCAAGCACACGTTTGTCAGAGTGGCAtgccctctctcgctcctcttcaAAGGTGGAATGCAGcaagtgtagagagagagagagagcaagagagagagagagcgagcaagcgagagagagacaaagagagagagaatgtgtgtccactgtatgtgtttgtgagtgagtgagagagagagagtgaggtgcCATTGGAAAAAGGGAGAGAGTCTAGACAAGTGTTTGGATAGACACAGGCGTTAATTTATTGATTGACTGAACAAACTCAAAATATTGACTGGCCTTGGGAGGGGCTGGCCGTCGACTGGTGGGACAGACAGCTCACCAGAGAATCCGGTGGGATGGAGAGAATGTGAGAGGAGTGCAGGAGAAGAGGAAAAGGGGAGCGAGATAATGCAGGGATCAAAGTAGGGGTTGGAGATATCAAAACTCACAAACAGGAGAGATAGTGGAGCCTCTGCTGAGAAAGACAGACACGGACAACGACTCTACAAGATCTCTAGAGCAACTCTTTTACCTTCTAGTTGGAAGAGCTAATGTGCAGCCTATGTGTTGTGGAAGCGGTATTGAAGGTGCACTACTTGGTCGATGTGGGCAGGGATACAGATTCACTGTAACTTGTCTGTGAGGAACATCACAGTATCACTGTGAAAGAGACTGAAGTGAACCACAGAGCCAAAATGACAGTAAGTAAGCCATCCGTTCACCCCATTTTCCTCTGCAACCAAGAAAGAATTATGAACAATGTGTTTCATTCAGCCAACATTCATCAATGTTTAGGTAGACATTTGTAGTAGTTTTCTAAGATGCTGACTTTTTATGAAATTGATTTAATATAGTTTTACTTCCTTTATTTTTTCGAAATGTATTAtttcaaaataacattttattgcgCCATTATATAAACAGggaaatgtattcaattattgCGTGTGGGGGGGGCAACAGCAGTGCCTTAAACCGATGTGAGATGTCCCCATTATGTGACAAAATGGGATCAAATGTGTTATTGATATTAGACAGGAGGTTATTAGATAAGGAAAATTGGTTATGTAGTATGTActatttggtaacactttataataacgTTCACGCAAAAGCCATTTGAAATGCTTATACATGTTTTTAAATGCTGTATTAATTATTAGAAACGTTATAGAAGCTTATGAATTGGAATCCTTGTAATgcttataaataaataaacatgtataATGAAATACCTATTAACTGTATACTAATGCTTGTTCATGATAGGTATTATAAAATGCTTACCCGCTATATTTATTCATATTCATATCTAATCAATCCCTATACTTTTGATGCTTACACTATTGATACCAAATGTTCCTAAGCATTGCATGTTGTAATTCATTAACATATGGAGCAGTAGTCAGAAGTTGGGTACAGTGCAGTACAACTTTAATCCCAAACCACACGCCTCCGTTTCCCCCAACACAAAGTTACATAACCAAGGTGTTGAGCCCATGTCCCTACAGGCTGTTCAGGTTATGCCGCTCTGGCAGGGGTCCGGGGAGGGCTTACCCCTGTGGAGCTAGCTATGCCACTCAGAGATGTATATATATCCATGGCTCTCTATGTATTAATGGGATGTCTTGGGGTCGATCCGGGTTGGCTCATATAGAAAAATCACACAATCGCCTGCCTAGTGCCAGTCAATGAAAAAGTAAACAGTCGAACGGATAAATCAAAGGCTTGTTGAAAAGGGGGGGTGTCCAAAAACTGTCCAATAAGAGCCTTTGAGCTGTTCATAGGGCTATAAAGGGATGTGTTTATACCTGGTTTAGTGCTGCCAAAATCGTCATGACGACAAGCATCATAACAGATATATGTTCCCATCTCCGCAGGCTGCCACAAGGTTATTGGACGAGATGTGCCATCTCACCGTCCAGTCGTTTACATCACTGGAGACCTCGGACCACTTCCAGGTGGTCAAGATGTTAGGGGAGGGGTCGTACGGGAAGGTCATGTTGGCTGTACATAGGAAAAGAGGTAAACTACGTGTTTGTTTTAACCCTAAACCCAGTTTGTCTGGCCTCATATCGACcgaatttctctctttcttttgttCTGATCACTTttcgctctctcttccttccctcaAGGAACTCCAATGGCCCTGAAGTTCTTTCCTCGTGATTCCACAAATCTCTTCTCCTTTTTGCGAGAGTataacctctccctctccttctgcaCCCACccgtccctgaccaaggccctgggCATTGCCTTCTCCACCCCCTCACATTACGTCTTCGCCCAGCAAGCTAGCCTCTTCGGTGATCTGTACGACGTCATTGTCCCCGAGGTATAGTATATGTGGGAAATGTGTCATTATTCTCGTATGCATCTTTGTTAACTAAGGTCTAGATCCAATCAGATCAAGAGTTAACCGGCAATGGCAGACATCTGCATAGAGCCTGTTTTGGAGGTGTaatgtcaaatcggtgagcagctgctcttgcgaTCCACACATTACAAATTCAAAactagaaagtgtaggctatatagaaataatgacgctcaaattgaaaaatcCTGAAATAAAATTATAAGGGTTTCTATCATCGTattggaggtgtagattacatctcacgtTCTAGTGttcaaacttgtaaacaaggctgcatgggatttctgttcATGTGACTCCCTGCAGCCAATAGCAATGCCCGCTTCAGGTATAATGCCgggagccacttgtggatttgagACCTATAATGCAGTTCCACCTCCCGACACTGTCAAAACACCCACCCTACGGAAGTCAACTAAAGTGGATCTAATTGAACAGAGCCGTAAGAGTGGGAAATGTAGTTCAACTGTGCCTCTGTCTTTTTCCCAGGTGGGTGTGGAGGAGGATTGTGTCCAGAGGGTCGTGTCCCAGCTGAGCAGTGCTCTAACCCACCTCCACTCCCTGGGTTTCGTCCACCGCGACGTCAAGCCCGAGAACATCTTCCTGGTCGACGCTGCCTGCCGCTGGGTCAAACTGGGCGACTTCGGCATGGCCAAGGCCACGGGAACCAAGGTACCCGGTGTGTGGTACAGTTCTGCTTACTGTACACCCGAGGCAGAGATAGCGAAGGAGTCGGAGGATAGTAGACATAATACTGCTTCAAAACCTGATGGAGGAAATGGGTTGCACAACAAGATCAAGAGGGTGTGGGTGTCGGTGGAGGCTAGTACAGACTGCTGGGCCTTGGGGATCCTCATCTACGCCATGCTGACTGGCAGTCTACCCTGGACGGAGACCGCATCCGACGACCGCTCGTACATCAAGTACAAAGAGTGGTTTGACCAGGAGAAAGATCAAGATGGTCAGGACGACGAACTAGACCTATGGGGGGAAGGAAAAGACGAGGACATCATGATGAGTTTGGATGAAGACCATCAGAATCTGAACGAGAAAAAATCCAATCCGGTCGCCCCCCAGTTTGCCTATTTCACCCCACTGGCCTGCTCCCTTTTCCAGGCACTTCTCCACCCACAGCCTAGGCTTCGCAGTAGGCCCGACGATGTACTGGGCTACCTCGGGGGAGACTGGTTGCGGAAGAAGGAGAAGATACggttggaggaggagaggaagaaaattagagggagagaggtaatcAGAAacgtgaaagagagggagggaagggtggaGAGATAAGGGAGTGGCGACACACGATTATAAACTTACACACTCAGAGGTGAAAGAGACAATATTTTTGACCTCCAGAAAACAATCCATATCCTCTGATGTGTCACATTGGTGCTAAAAAAGACCCTGTACAGAATATAATACCACTACAGTTGCACTTTTTGTAAGATAAACAGCCATCAAGTCATTGTTGATACTGGATAGCCTTTGGGGATAGACACAGTTGCATTTGGTTAGTATAGGGACTTGTAAGCACTTTATAAAGTAGCATGTTGATGTGTTCAATCTAGTAAATTCTACAGTAAGTGTGACTACAGTAAGTTTTTTATAATATGTAAATATCATCTGTACGTCATAATGTCCTGTGGTTGGAATTGAGTCTAATAAAATGTTTATTATGAGTTAACATTTACATTAAACTCATAAATTCAAAGTTGTCCTCTCTAGATTGCTATGATATTTACAGTCTTCTGCACTTTGTGTTGATTCTATAGTAAGTTATCTAGCTACTCTACTGTATTACTTTAACCAAGACAATTACATTTTTAcgttttagcagacgctcttatccagagcgacttacagtagtgaatgcatacatttcatacattttttcaatactggtcccccgtgggaatcgaaccgacAACCccggtgttgcaaacaccatgctctaccaactgagccacacgggacaattGACATGATTTCAGATTTTTGAAAATGATTGGACTTGGAGGGTAGAATAACAACTGTGACTGCAAGTGACCCGCTaggcaaaaactgtttgaatcatcgtggtttccatgtaatttcaacaaaaacattattttctttttttttctttttcccctttatttaaccaggtaggccagttgagaacaagttctcatttacaactgtgacctggccaagataaagcaaagcagtgcaacaaaaaacaacgacagagttacacataaacaaacgtacagtcaataacacaatagaaaaatgtatgtacagcgtgtgcaaatgtcgaagattagggaggtaaggcaaaaaataggccatagaggtgaaatactaacaatttagcattaacactggagtgattgatgtgcagatgatgatgtgcaagtagagatactggggtgcaaaagagcaaaaagataaataacaatatggggatgaggtagttgggtgtgctatttacagattggctgtgtacaggtacaatgatcggtaagctgctctgacagctgatgcttaaacttagagagggagatataagtctccagcttcagtgatttttgcaattcattccagtcattggcagcagagaactggaaggaaaggcggccaaaggtggtgttggctttggggatgaagagttaaatatacctgctggagcgcgtgctacgggtaggtgtttctatggtgaccagtgagctgagataaggcaggccTTTAACTAGCAAATACTTACAGTATAGATGGCCTGGATCAagtaggtttggcgacgaatatgaagcgagggtcagccaacgagagcaagcaggtcgcagtggtgggtagtatatggggctttggtgacaaaacggatggcactgtgatagactgcatccaatttgctgagtagagtgttggaggctattttgtaaataacatcgccaaagtcaaggatcggtaggatagtcagttttacgaaggtatgtttggcagcatgagtgaaggagactttgttgcgaaacaggaagtcgattctagatttgattttgtattggagatgcttattgtgaatctggaaggagagtttacagtctaaccaaacacctaggtatttgtagttgtccacattttctaagtcagaaccgtccagagtactgatgctagtcgggtgggcgggtgcgggcagagattggttgaagagcatacatttagttttactagcactTAAAAGCAGCTGgatgccacggaaggagtgttgtatggcattgaagctcatttggaggtttgttaacatagtctccaaagaagggccagatgtatacagaatggtgtcgtctgcatagaggtggatcagagaatcaccagcagcaagagtgacatccttgatatatacagagaaaagtgtcggcccgagaattgaaccatgtggcacccccgtagaggctgccagaggtccggacaacaggccctccgatttgacacactgaactttatctgagaagtagttggggaaccaggcgaggcagtcatttgagaaaccaaggctgttgagtctgctgataagaatgcggtgattgacagagtcgaaagccttggccaggtcgatgaagacggctgcacagtattgtcttttatcgatggtggttatgatatcatttaggaccttgagcgaggctgaggtgcacccatgatcagctcggaaatcagattgcatagtggagaaggtacggtgggattcaaaatggtcggtgatctgtttgttaatttgactttcgaagattttagaaaggcatggcaggatggatataggtctgtaacagtttgggtcaagagtgtctccccctttgaagagggtgatgaccgcgacagctttccaatctttggggatctcagatgatacgaaagagaggttgaacaggctagtaataggggttgcaacaattgcggaggatcattttagaaagagagggtccagattgtctagcccagggGATTTGTatggatccagattttgcagctcgttcagaacatcagctgtctggattttggtgaaggaCAAGGGGGGGGGGCtcgggcaagttgctgcagggggtgcagagctgttggccggggtaggggcagccaggtggaaagcatggccagccgtagaaaaatgcttattgaaatgattgattatcgtggatttatcggtgatgacagtgtttcctagcctcagtgcagtgggcagctgggaggaggtgctcttattctccatggactttacagtgtcccaaatctttttggaattagtgctacaggatgcaaatttctgtttgaaaaagctagccttagctttcctaactgactgtatatattggttcctaacttccctgaaaagttgcatgtcgcgggggctgttcgatgctagtacagtacgccacaggatgtttttgtgctggtcaagggcagtcaagtctggggtgaaccaagggctatatctgttcttagttctacattttttgaatggggcatgcttatttaagattgtgagggaagcacttttaaagagcaaccaggcatcctctactgacgggatgaagtcaatatctttccaggatacccgggccaggtcgattagaaaggcctgcttgctgaagtgttttaaggagcgtttgactgtgatgaggggtggtcgtttgaccgcggacccattatggAAGCAGGCAaagaggcagtgatcgctgagatcctggttgaagacagcagaggtgtatttagagggcaagttggtcaggacgATATCTATAAGGGtacccatgtttacggatttagggttgtacctggt is part of the Salmo trutta chromosome 34, fSalTru1.1, whole genome shotgun sequence genome and encodes:
- the si:ch211-171h4.3 gene encoding serine/threonine-protein kinase SBK1; amino-acid sequence: MTAATRLLDEMCHLTVQSFTSLETSDHFQVVKMLGEGSYGKVMLAVHRKRGTPMALKFFPRDSTNLFSFLREYNLSLSFCTHPSLTKALGIAFSTPSHYVFAQQASLFGDLYDVIVPEVGVEEDCVQRVVSQLSSALTHLHSLGFVHRDVKPENIFLVDAACRWVKLGDFGMAKATGTKVPGVWYSSAYCTPEAEIAKESEDSRHNTASKPDGGNGLHNKIKRVWVSVEASTDCWALGILIYAMLTGSLPWTETASDDRSYIKYKEWFDQEKDQDGQDDELDLWGEGKDEDIMMSLDEDHQNLNEKKSNPVAPQFAYFTPLACSLFQALLHPQPRLRSRPDDVLGYLGGDWLRKKEKIRLEEERKKIRGREVIRNVKEREGRVER